GGCAGGGTTCGTTCCGGCCCACCGTGGGGGAGGAGGTCGCCGGCGCGGCGCTCGGGTCCGGGTTCGACCAGTACGCCTGGATCTTCGTGACCGCCGGCCCCACGTCGCGCGTCCAACGCTCGACCTGCGACTTCCGCGGCGCGGGTCCGCCATCGTCCTCGAGGCCCAGAGCCAGGATGGGCGTGAACCACTTCGGCCGTTCGTCGATGCGCTCCGACCACGCATCGGATTCGAAGCGCGTCCCCGCCATGAAGCCGCTGCACCAATTCGTCGCGGCCTCGACGTCGCCCTCCTCGAAGAGCGGCTCGAACTCTCCCGCGCCCGGCGCGAGCGCCGCCGCCACCGAATCGTGGAGCCGCATCACGAGCCCGAGAATGTGCTCCTTCTCTTCGGAATTCTCCCAGATGGGGGAGTTCTCGCCGCGATCGACATCCCAGATCCACGGCGTCCACTCGGACGGCTCCACCCGGCGCGGGCTCGCGACGACCGCCGCAAGAAACCCTTCGAGGCCGAAGATGTCGAGCGAGCTCTCGACAATGGCCGGCGACGCGAGAAAGCGGTCGAGCTCCGTGAGCTCGTCTCCTTGAACGTCAGAGCCGTGGTCGTGGCTGGGGTCGTGGCTTTGCTCGTGGCTGTGACCGTGATCGGGCGGAATCGTGCGCGACATGCGGAGTCTCCGGAGGCGTCGAGGCCGGACGATTCTACGCCGCGCTCGAAGATCCAGCCCCGCCGCCGAAGAGCGCACACCCAAGGCTCCGCTCGGAGTGCCAGGCGATTTCCCGACCCCAGCCCGAACTGTGCCCCGCAGCCGGGGACATGCTGAAGCCCGCCGCCCTTGCAGCGGCTGCCCCACTTCAGCCTGCCGGGCTGGAGCGTGTCCCCGGCGTACCTCGGCGAAGTCAGCAACAGGCCCTTTCCCCGCCGTTTCTGCTTGAAGGCGGTAGAATCTGCGTGCGAGCCCAAGGGAAGGAGTCGCCATGAGCGTACCGACGCGGCCAGCGATCGAGATTCCGCACGACGAGATCGTCGACTTCTGTCGCCGGCATCGCGTCCGGAAGCTCGCGCTCTTCGGTTCCGTTCTGCGCGACGATTTTTCCTCAGCAAGTGATGTCGACGTGCTGGTCGAGTTCGAACCCGGGACGCGGATGGGTTTGCGCTTCTTCTCCCTGCAGGACGAGCTCTCGAAGATTCTCCGCCGCCAAGTCGATCTCAACACCGAAGGGTTCCTCTCGCGTTACTTCCGCGACGAGGTGCTGGCGGAAGCCGAAACTATCTATGACGCGGCATGACGACCGCATTCGCTTGCGCCACATGCTCGACCATGGGCGCGAGGCTGTCGCCATGGTCCAAGGGCGAAGCCGAGCCGATCTCGATCTCGACCGGCAGCTGAACCTGTCGATCGTGCGGCTGCTGGAAATCGTCGGAGAAGCGGCGGCGCGC
This genomic interval from Thermoanaerobaculia bacterium contains the following:
- a CDS encoding UPF0149 family protein is translated as MSRTIPPDHGHSHEQSHDPSHDHGSDVQGDELTELDRFLASPAIVESSLDIFGLEGFLAAVVASPRRVEPSEWTPWIWDVDRGENSPIWENSEEKEHILGLVMRLHDSVAAALAPGAGEFEPLFEEGDVEAATNWCSGFMAGTRFESDAWSERIDERPKWFTPILALGLEDDGGPAPRKSQVERWTRDVGPAVTKIQAYWSNPDPSAAPATSSPTVGRNEPCPCGSGKKFKRCCGAGASGAS
- a CDS encoding nucleotidyltransferase family protein, coding for MSVPTRPAIEIPHDEIVDFCRRHRVRKLALFGSVLRDDFSSASDVDVLVEFEPGTRMGLRFFSLQDELSKILRRQVDLNTEGFLSRYFRDEVLAEAETIYDAA